The genomic stretch TTAATCATTTTTACGTAGAAATTACTCAGGAGCAGTGAGTGcttttcttttcttcttttgatatttaattaactttaatgacaggcTTCAAGAGGTTAGGCTTATTATAAGACCGAATGcagtaaaatatttatttgtttaagacATAAAGTAACCATTTGTTAACTATAATACTCACTAagacagctattttgacatatgagcatttgtctgtTTAAGCCAAAAAGACGAGCACATAAAGCCATAAAGTTTTGTACAACAGAATTTACTCCTCAATAAACCATGTATACACGGATGGATCTAAGGACCCAATATCAAGGCTTACAGCTGCAGCAGTATATGttcaatgtttttaaataaatattcaaaaaaaagtttgattttgcaGATTTTCACTAATTCACTAGCAACTAATTGCCATTTTACTAGCCATCCAATTGATGGAAGAAGCTCAACTGAGGACTGTTATTTGTTCAGACTCAATGTCagctttaaatatgtaaaaaagaGGACAGTCTACCTCAAGACAAGATATAATCTATAAGATACTTATAGATTTCAAAATATGGCCATAGTCTTGAGATTTCTTTGGATTCCTGCACATGTAGGTGTAGAAAGCAATAAAAGGTGGACATATTAGCTTAAACAGGCATTGAAAAATGTGGATATTGACTTTTACAATTCCACTAAGTAAAACTCATGAACGTCAAGTGGCAAGAGATGTGAGATCAAGAGATGTGTGAACATTTACAGTATTCAAAGACACACTGGTAAAGGAAGAATAGTTTTTAATAACAGGAAAGATATTACCATTATCGCTCAACTCCGAATAGGACACTGTGACTTAAACCATTCATTATAGGGAAAAATCAAAAAGGGTCAATTTTGTGATGAAGTTGACACTGTTGAGCGTGTAATAATGTAATGTAGGAAATATAATAGAGAAAGAACAGAATTACTTAATAAAATAAGAAACTTGTGAAAAAATCTTTCTTTATAATGCTCCACACTCCAGTCCAGTTGGTGGCGGTATTACACCATTGGCTTGTCACCCGCAATCATTAAACATTACAAGTAGAAGAAATCGCCCATCAATAGACCCGGGTGCTTGTATTTCGATTCAGGaaaggtttgtttttgtttgcatttaagcatttaaaagtggattaaacggtccaacccgtTCAAGATAGTTTTATAACCTTGCTGCAATTCACGACATCCTCTCTGAAACCTCTGATCGATATTACTGTGAAATGAATgtaaacatgtttaaatgtaATACTCTGTGGTGTGTGTATGGGATCGTAAGTGGTGTAAATGTGTTACAGATGGCGGTTATTAAAGAGGAGACTGAGGGCATTATTACAGAACCTGGACCATACCAAATAAAGACTGAAGATGCTCACGAAGAAAAAGGTTagtgtcttttttaaacttaaattttgTTGACATTCAGGGAAGAGAAATATGTTTGTTTACACGCTGGGTCTATCATGCTTGccacaacatttttattttaacaaagttTTAGAATTTAGCATTtcattaatgtttaaaatacttagtttaaatataaatattttaggaATACaattagtttattaaatattaatttgtttacattgcagtccccataaaagtttatttttgtgGGCTGCAGCTCCAAGGATAAAATTCCCTGATCTAATCACATAATTTACTGTGATGTACTAAAActtgaaaatatcaaaacatgcTTTGCTGAAAaccaataataatttaaaataccCTTTGTTCTAAATTTGTTATTGCACAATTGCAGTTATCGCATTTCGCGTCAATTACAATAGAGCTTAAAACCTGCACAATATTCGAAATATTTCTCTTTCTGTGTCGTCAAATGTAGTTTTAAGAGCTGTGTAGTTTTAAGTAAATCTGTGGTCAGTTAAAGAGAGTGCCTATATTAAAATCCCTCCTCTGATTTCGGATATGTGAGTTGCAGTTGATCAGCGGGCGGTCAGCGCTGTGTACACCGCCGAGGGCAGCCTCATTTCAGCAAGTACCTCTGAGATTTGCAGCTGCTCTGCCCTTCGCTGTTTGATGGTCAAACATGAAATATTCCTTTTGAATATATCTCACAGTTCTGGTCTTGAAGTCAGTTGTTTGCTAATATTTTTTACTGATGTTAAAGTTAAGTTTCATAACTTAAATcacatatattttctaaataatcttaaCACTGTAGTAAATCAagattttttgtgttatttcatacagagtcgtataataatagagttacgacactcacatagacgtccgttgtaagaatggaatgcggaagtaacagcgtttcatgtagtgaccggtagtgacgcatagttccaaacgcagcactgaagcccattcatttcaatggcacctgctggtaaattgatgaaattaccgtttctctttacattttcggacatttcattaatatagtcaacagtgatattttgtgaactctgctgtaggtaatgattatcgttaataataactagtaaaatttttatattttaatgatttgtgtataatgtgtgaataatatagatttaatggtttaaaattgtattactggtggccatctactttatacttatcttttttatatattacgagtaacactaggggtcaacagcgacaagctaaatgccttataagaaagtcacactgcttcacaatgctgctatgtgtttcttgtgtttggtaagtaatacgagtgatgtatcctcgaaaatcatgtataattatattaaaatttaatgtatactataaatacaattaaatatgaatttagtgtgtttctgttatgcttcactgttacaaataaacgcgttggcgatctttttttgtgattttaatatagtacaagtgtaggaattatgtttttagcagattgatagccatttatatagccatattttgctacaaaaataaaagataaactgtgttgctgtagttggtatagataaccacagttatctttgggtcacaattaactgtttatctttattaactgatttactgtatttccatcactccctagtaaaaaaaaaaacgttataaacatagtaagtatagtgatcaattcccattacaagctaatatttacctaaaatagctgaaaacctatgcaaacagattgacagccctgcttggtttggaactgtagaacgttacatgaatcacgtgaccgcgcggcggcgagatcaaagcgtttcgtaactctgttattatacgactctgatTTCATAttgtacaaataaaataaatcagtgTTTTTACAGCGTATtttattaagtaaaaaaatacatttaaagttAATCAGCGAATGCACGTGTTGCCTGAaccacatttttatttatattttcaacgAAAACAAGCAGGGGCTTTGCATTTTATATAACATTTTgtttcattgtaaaaaaatacattaaaataaggAAAGCCAGGGTGGCATGTAGTGGTTAGACTAAATGACAACGTCAAGTACTTTGTTATTCCATTTGTAAAATGACCAGACTTGCGTCCTCTGGAGGTCATTCTTCTGAGTCTGaactccaaatttggtgtttttggtATTGAGAGACGGCCCatgtctttttttaatttactgTTTTTCCAGTAAACAATCATCTTGCTGGAAAAATTCGCACACATGCtcataaacacatttttctatttgcacgcatttttttaaaatgcttgcACTGTCAAGCCCTGGGTCCCACTTGGTATTACATGTTTATAACATATAATATCCTATTATAAATCTTATAAAGTCTTGAGAACCTATGTATCATTgtaaagctctaagaatgtagttttcatattttaaaacctttttgaGACAAGTAAGATGGTGAGAGttgttttgaaaaatatatatgGGCCCCTCaaaaaccttttagcagtaataataataatgcagggACAGTTATTTCACTTCAGTGGGTGTAAAAAgagaccaagattaggctttGAGACCAAAGAATACCATAGTTATATTAACTTGAATGTGCACATAATTTTACCCCCATTCAATAAATGGGTTTTGTGACAGTTAAGGGTCAAACTTTATTCTTATATTGATGCAACTTTATTTTCATAATTGTGACTTTAAATTGGAAATATCCTCTTTATATGGGTGTTCTTTAATGTTGACTTATTCTTGTAGCTTTATTTTGATCTTTTTCTCTCAGTTATAATagctttattcttttttttgtaGTATTAGTATTTTTCAcatcaaagtttaatgtctttctGTCATTAGATGGGAattacagattttttatttaccatgcatattctttatttgtcgaattaattatttttatgtttattttagacCTAAAATTGGATGTTGACAAACTTGCTGATGTGGAGGAACATCGACATCAGAATCCTCAGAATTTGATAACAGGAGAGAAAACTGTCAATTGCTTACAGAgtgaaaataatgttttgcCAAAAAGGATCAGAAAACCAGGATCCAAAACCTGCCATTACTGCAATAAAAGTTTCAGATATAATGTGTGTCTTTCTCGCCATTTGAGAAGTCACACAGGAGAGACTCCTTTCTCTTGTCAGCAATGTGGTAAGAGATTTACTCAAAAAGGAAACCTTTATAGTCATATGAGAATTCACACAGGAGAGACTCCTTTCACCTGCGAACTATGTGGAAGGGGTTTCACTCAAAAAGACAGCCTGACAAGACATATGAGAACGCATACTGGAGAAAACCCATTCACCTGCCAtcactgtggaaagagtttctcaCAAAAACCGACGCTCACAAGTCACCTGCgaattcacaccggagagaaaccttTCACCTGCCATCACTGTAAAAAGAGTTTTAGACAGAAATTAACACTTACGAATCACTTAAGAATCCACACTAGAGAAAAATGCTTTATATGTCATAAATGCGGGACAAATTTCAGAAGCATAGAAGAGCTTAATAGACACAAAACAATCCACATCAGAGAGCAGCCTTTCACCTGCACCCTGTGCAAAAACACCTTCAGTTCAGATAGAAACTTTGAGCGTCACATGATGTTTCACACCGAGGAGAAACCTTTCACGTGCCCTCAATGTGGAGAAGGTTTCACAACTAAAGGAAGCTTCGTGATTCACGTAAGATTTCACAATGGAGAGAAGCGTTTTACATGCCCTGCGTGTGGAAAAAAATTTGCCCATCAAGGGAACTTTAAGAATCACATAAGATGTCACACCGGAGAAAAGCCTTTCGTTTGTCTTCAGTGTCCGGAGAGTTTTTCCTATCTAAAAGATCTGAGGACTCATTTAAAAAATCACGATGAAGAAGAAGGATTACAGTGTCTTGAATGTGGAAAGATGTATGTAAAGATGAAGAATTTCACCAAACATCAGCTGATTCACTCTAAAGAAACTGAGAAACTGTTAAATTGTGATAAATGTTCGAGAAGATTTGGCTCACGCTCACAACTAACAACACACCTGGAAAGTCACGCAGATGAAGTGAAACCCTACGTATGTGTTTTGTGTGGAAAGACAAATGGCTCAAAAATTTTGAAGGTCACCAGAATAGACATGCCAGTGATGCATCTAGTATAGCAAGCTACAAAAAACAACATCAGCACATTTCTAAGGGTTCAGAATTGGAGTCAGAGGTTCAAAGTCATCCTGCTTCAGAAATCCTAAAAACATACGAGAGTGGAGAGAAGACATACAATTGCTCTTCATGTGGGATGAACTTCAGCACATCGATTTTTCTGTTAGCTCATAAAAAAAGACATTGTACAAAGTAGTCAAGATGACACATCTGATGTCTGTCTTTATTCAACAGTGATAATAAAGAAGGTCTGAAGAACAGTCCAGTGCTGATGGTAAATACCACACCATCttgatgtgtgttttttttgtatttggtcaGAAACTGATAAATGTATTACTCTAATAGttctttgttttcattttttttaagtccATAAAAAACGGGACAAGTAAATAATATTATCAAGGATAATGGGAGAATTGGGGCAAAAGTAACGTGGGATGAAAATAACAAAGCCATTTACTCAGAGCCCTGACATCCTAACAAAAACATTGATCTGTTTAAGCAGGCGTTTCCCAATAACGTTTTGTCTTAGCGCGCTACGAAGACTCTTAAGTTTAACCCTAACTACATTTATACCTTTTCTAGGCGTTTTTCCCGAACTGTACCTTAGCGGGTTTCTTAAGGTATACTTCCTTACGTGTGACGTTACCAAGTGCTGTCCATGGCGATggtgctgaataggttgatatcgatCGCTCGACAATCAATTGTTTACTTTATGCAATAGGTACTTTGTTGCTTTATGAGATAGCTGTGTTCTAAAGAAGCATTTCAAAACGagttcaaatgtatttatattattagGACTATTttgtaaaagtattttaaattgCAAACAACTAAATCCAACCTTGGATATTTGATTTGACATCTAACCCGTGTAAAACCCGCAACTTCCTGTCCAAACGTATCATGCATAAACTGCGCCAATCCATCCGCAGTATGCCTTCACTTGAAAGGATAATTTATATCAGGGGTTCCCAATAAGTGCGTCTCACTGGGAAATAAGGTGGGTCGTGCAAGTCACCGGCTTggctgtgcattacacttaatatatataaaaccaacctgttgttcattagttcacgCGTTTATTGTTTATTGCTTGGACACTGAATGCGCAAACAGTGCGTTTACAGTGCGGATACATCTTAATGGTTGCATTTCTGgagcctgtctgtctacctcaaatattacatttaattatacacttacctaaaggattattaggaacaccatactaatactgtgtttgaccccctttcgccttcagaactgccttaattctacgtggcattgattcaacaaggtgctgaaagcattctttagaaatgttggcccatattgataggatagcatcttgcagttgatggagatttgtgggatgcacatccagggcacgaagctcccattcccCCACATCctaaagatgctctattgggttgagatctgtggtgacattttagtacagtgaactcattgtcatgttcaagaaaccaatttgaaatgatttgggCTTTGTGACAtgatgcattatcctgctggaagtagccatcagtggatgggtacatggtggtcataaagggatggacatggtcagaaacaatgctcaggtagggcgtggcatttaaacgatgcccaattggcactaaggggcctaaagtgtgccaagaaaacatcccccacaccattacaccaccaccaccagcctgcacagtggtaacaaggcatgatggatccatgttctcattctgtttacgtcAAATTCTgcctctaccatctgaatgtctcaacagaaatcgagactcatcagaccaggcaacatttttccagtcttcaactgtcaaattttggtgagcttttgcaaattgtagcctcgttttcctatttgtaatggggatgagtggtacccggtggggtcttctggtgttgtagcccatccacctcaaggttgtgcgtgttgtggcttcacaaatactttgctgcatacctcagtttgtaacgagtggttatttcagtcaaagttgcttttctatcagcttgaatcagtcggcccattctcctctgacctctagcatcaacaaggcattttcaacCACAGGACTGTCGCattctggatgtttttcccttttcacaccattctttgtaaaccctagaaatggttgtgtgtgaaaatcccagtaactgagcagattgtgaaatactcagaccggcccgtcttgcaccaacaaccacggcacgctcaaaattgcttaaatcacctttctttctcattctgacattcagtttggagttcaggagattgtcttgaccaggaccacacccctaaatgcattgaagcaactgccatgggATTGGTTGATAAAAATATTGCATTAAGGAacaattgaacaggtgttcctaataatcctttaggtgagtgtttaaatatattatgattgctttagatttttgctttgattagttttaatgaAAATTTGTTGACCTTTGGAGACTATACAAgcagcagtggcggccggtgacttcttttttccaGGGCGTTTGTCACAACATCTATTTAGCCCAtaatgtgtgtggttcgtaatttcaaaatatgtgtttgttgcgtcatgtgaaccatgtgcatcacgtgtcttgtcaaaataagtgccagCTGCAGATGCgtttaaagggtttatgataaggTATATGTGAGTatctcgcgtttgccagatactcacataatctcaagcgtaatcagagtttactgtttcgggagtgtcttgtgtgtatttggtgaacgtgagcgtctcttttatcataaacgggtttgacgcgtctgcagcaggcacttattttaataaaacacgtgatgcacatgctacacatgacgcaacaaacacaaattttgaaaacacgagcaacacacatgacactccgaacacatattttgaatttgcacccctcggaagagcagtcacgagtgGAGCAGTTTCTTTTCAATGTTTATGAAGAATATGGCATGCAATTGCCtcagttataaaacattttaaaaaactcagATGTAAAGTggaattaacattaataatcataaaTAGGGAAATcaactacactagtcaacatttgaagtacCTTTCCTAAAAGTCGTCAAAATTTTTTAACAATACTTGTTCTTGTCTTAAGACAACTTTGATGAACTTTTTTTGATCCACTTGAAATGTTGACTATTATGATTTTGAAATAATCAGGTATATTAGAACAGATACAAAACAGTTTGAGCATCccttattataatatatttgcCATTGTGTCTTTATTTACTACACAACTAGGGTGGATGTACCTAAAGGCACAACACGCAAAACATATTTAGCCTACAACAGCTACTATGCAGAGATAATGAAATAAAGAGAAGCCGCCATCAGATGAATTTCGGGGTTGCTCTATTGAAATTGACTCGGAAAAAGTCACTGAATTTGCTCCCATGGCATGCCATTTTTACTTGATTTATGTGAAAACATGTATTAATgataaggtacagcttaaggtCCAACTTAAGAACGACGTAGAGCTAAGAATGTTTCGTGGAACAGGgcctaaaacattatcttttaaaatttaagtttttctgaaaatttTTACTTTCGTCCCCCGCTTTCCGCTACATTCCCATgcaattttaaaaataagtttcCATAGAAACATGTGGAATTACAACTGGCGGGTTGCATAAACGTCTGAAACTGCACGAAAAATGCCACTGTGTTGATTTCCTCCTCTTTTCCACGCGCTGTCCGACGCAGCATTCTAAAAAGTTGAAGTAACTCGCTTTGGCGCAGACGCCCTCTATTTGAGAATGCTTGCCGCGTGTGTATGCCCCCTTAGACTAGTCCTATAAGTTAGTCATGTAGGCCtacttttttcataatttcTTAAGTATGTTAAGAAGGTACATTGGTCTTATTTAAATCTAAATAGCCAGACTGAATAGCTCTTAACAATTGCTAGATGGTCAGACTCTTAATTTTGTTATGCAACTGCACTGATCCTAATTTCTTGATCTAAAAAGTTTGGGTATATACATTGTCTACTTTCCCTTTTTTAGTTTCAGGTTATGGATGTCTTTCTGAATCCAGTTTCTAGAGAGCTGcctttataaacaaacaatgtagacaaaacaaagtaaaaaatgtaattcattGTGGTAAATGAGTATGAACAACCTAtcttttgttttcatgtttttagataaaaataaaaataatttttgtcttggtttcaagttttttttgtaatgttGACTTAAATGGCATATTTAACTTTGATGTTCTGATCATTTGTAACGCATGCTTTATTCAACCATTTTTTGACTGGTCCTTTTCTAATGTTCATAGATGCTACAGGGATGTCCTCTTTCTGCAGAGTATTGattcaaactttataaaagtttaaatttgAAGGTGAATCATACTagaaaatacaaaacaaaataaattggTGTGCAAAGGTCTGTGCTGAGGAAGTGGCAAATGGACTAATAAGGGTATTTTACTTAAATGTACATAAACGAGgcctgtttttttttacagacaaGGCTGAGTAAAAGCCAGGACTAGTTAACATTTAAGcatattttataaacatgccttagaaaaagatGTTATTGTGTGTatcaaaacaatggcactggcTTATTTTAAGATCTATCACTATTTGCAGTTTGAATCTGGATTTGTTAGGCATAAATAAGTGTAATAAATAGTTGCTGGTAACCTATTTTGGGACATCCTAACCGATGGTTTAAAGTAATGTACTCGTACTAAAGTTATTATTTGTTATGAGGTCTATCAGGCTGGTATGTTTAGGacttttgagaaaaaaagaTTTTGACAACAGATGAATCTCAACATCATACAGTCACTAGTCTAGTGAACAGGGCACAAGGTGTATGTAACTTATGAACTGGATATGTTTTAGAAGCTCTGTTTTTATTCTGTTTTCCaaactttttataaatatttcttttaaaataacttgttttgggccagactaaaataaaaacaaagcttaatttttaaatgatattttttcaattCCATTTTTTTGTTCactgtacatatttgtacctgaAAGTTAACAACTAACAGCTTTTGACTGacaaagtttttgtttataactttttCCCTTCAAAAAGATGATTAACATGTGGAGGATTATTTTACTATTGCACAGTAAGATAATCTTACTATACAAAGCATTTATGTGTGCGGTGTGGTGTAtatatgttgtttatttatttttattaaaaacaggaCTGAGAAGGAAAATGTGACGTATTAGGCACTGCAGGAAGGAAACAATTCCGAAAGATGGCTTTAATCACTAATAAGGTTAAAGAGGTATCATTCAAGTTGTTACATCGATTTTACCCAGTCaatctttttattaaaaattttttCCCTGAATTGCATCCTCTATGCTCCTTCTGTGGAGTGGCAGATGAGTCTGTACCTCACCTTTTTTGGGACTGTGTTCATGTAGCTACTTTTTGGAAGAATTTTGTTCAGTTTTGTGCGTACTTCTTTGTTAGTCAATTTCTCTTTGGAGTTTAAGAATGTCTTATTTGGTTGTTATAAtgctgttaaaaatgtaaaagaaaagtattttcttgtaaatgtatttatttttctaccaagtttttttaatttaatttaatcttaCCCCTGGcttaattttatgttatattattatttttgttaattattttttattactttatccttttacttatttttgtctatttttttgtttttcactgTACTCGTTCTTCATCTACTGTTTTTTGTTGTTCAATTAGTATTTGCTGCTATGCttgttcaattaaaaaaaaaaaacgaaagaTGGCAGTAGTGCAATGTTGTGCGTTTGAGctgaagacttttattttgctcTGACTGTGTGACGTCATATAAGTTGGCCCAGAGCGCTCGTATTTGGGCTGAGGTTTGTGTTTTTGAGAACTTCAGCATTTGCGAGTTGATTAAATGGTACAAACTGCTCTAGATAGCTTTTATACCCTTGCTCGATTTCGCGACATTAAAACATCTCATCGATATTATTCTAAAATGAACACAAACGTGtttaaatgtaggctaataATGTGGTGCTTGGGATCATAGTTGGTTTAAATCGCTCGACATTTATTTTCTGTGGGTTATTGGGACGTTTTTTTACAGGGATTATTCCAATTATACTTAACGTaccaaaagtttttaaaaaactgAGATCTGTGTTACAGATGGCAGCGGTTATTAAAGAGGAGACTGAGGACATTATACTTACAGAACCATGCCAAATAAAGACTGAAGATGATCAGGAAGAAAAAGGTTggtttttttaaacttaaattttgTTGTCATTCAGCGAATAGGAACGTGCATGTTTACACGTCTTAGATGCTTGTTTTAACAGCATTTTAGAATTTAGcattacatttgttttttttaaatatttaaatataataaatatttttaggaatacaatcaatttaataaaaatttatCTTGAAGTCCCCATGGGAGTTTTACATGGGCTCCAGCTCTAATCCCTTCACAACAACATGATATTAGTGTAATGCGCTAAAAACTTGTTTTCACAGTTTTCAAAATAAGTCTGAATAACAAAAAaccttaataaataaaattatgagAATAGTAAGTCATAAGATTGATGTCTGCTAAAGATCTGTAATACATTtggtgtgtaaaaacatctgaTAATGGTCTTAGAAAAAATCTTTAATATGTCTATGTTTCTTTTAGGAAACGTCTCAGAGACTCATTGCAGATTAACAAACAATCAAAATAATacatcttgcagatgtaaacgcagacatCAAATAGTCGTCTCCGAGATGTATGTTTGCTGTAATATAAACTTAAATGCCTGATAGAAATAAAATCTTAGCAATACAAGATTAATGTTCATGCTCATCTGCTTTTTTGTATAGGCCTATGCTTTTATTAAAAAGTGAGTACCGAAATTGTTATCTTCTTTACAGATCTGCTTGTTTTTGCATCACTCCAAACAcaaaattacaactttattcttcAAATTATTCTCGTGTAGTATTTTCGTAATTTTATCTTTCCACTTGAAATATCACAACGTCGTTCTGTATTGTTGATTTTATTctaacaaaaaatgtataacttaattgtagttttatttatttttagggaaaaaagttaaattttttttattttgtttatccTAGTCTTATATCATAAGCAACAGTAGAATTTTGGTTGCTTAATGTATCAAGATCAAAGGCATAAAAGTAAAAATTGCAGTATTAGTATTTACCACATCAAAGTTTAATGACGTCGTGTCATTAGATAGGggttgtattttttattca from Paramisgurnus dabryanus chromosome 6, PD_genome_1.1, whole genome shotgun sequence encodes the following:
- the LOC135767219 gene encoding uncharacterized protein isoform X2, producing MAVIKEETEGIITEPGPYQIKTEDAHEEKDLKLDVDKLADVEEHRHQNPQNLITGEKTVNCLQSENNVLPKRIRKPGSKTCHYCNKSFRYNVCLSRHLRSHTGETPFSCQQCGKRFTQKGNLYSHMRIHTGETPFTCELCGRGFTQKDSLTRHMRTHTGENPFTCHHCGKSFSQKPTLTSHLRIHTGEKPFTCHHCKKSFRQKLTLTNHLRIHTREKCFICHKCGTNFRSIEELNRHKTIHIREQPFTCTLCKNTFSSDRNFERHMMFHTEEKPFTCPQCGEGFTTKGSFVIHVRFHNGEKRFTCPACGKKFAHQGNFKNHIRCHTGEKPFVCLQCPESFSYLKDLRTHLKNHDEEEGLQCLECGKMYVKMKNFTKHQLIHSKETEKLLNCDKCSRRFGSRSQLTTHLESHADEVKPYVCVLCGKTNGSKILKVTRIDMPVMHLV
- the LOC135767219 gene encoding uncharacterized protein isoform X1, translated to MNVNMFKCNTLWCVYGIVSGVNVLQMAVIKEETEGIITEPGPYQIKTEDAHEEKDLKLDVDKLADVEEHRHQNPQNLITGEKTVNCLQSENNVLPKRIRKPGSKTCHYCNKSFRYNVCLSRHLRSHTGETPFSCQQCGKRFTQKGNLYSHMRIHTGETPFTCELCGRGFTQKDSLTRHMRTHTGENPFTCHHCGKSFSQKPTLTSHLRIHTGEKPFTCHHCKKSFRQKLTLTNHLRIHTREKCFICHKCGTNFRSIEELNRHKTIHIREQPFTCTLCKNTFSSDRNFERHMMFHTEEKPFTCPQCGEGFTTKGSFVIHVRFHNGEKRFTCPACGKKFAHQGNFKNHIRCHTGEKPFVCLQCPESFSYLKDLRTHLKNHDEEEGLQCLECGKMYVKMKNFTKHQLIHSKETEKLLNCDKCSRRFGSRSQLTTHLESHADEVKPYVCVLCGKTNGSKILKVTRIDMPVMHLV